Proteins co-encoded in one Desulfurellaceae bacterium genomic window:
- a CDS encoding CTP synthase: protein MTTAGRAGRKTKFIFVTGGVVSSLGKGLAAASLGGLLESRGLNVTLLKMDPYINVDPGTMNPFQHGEVFVTDDGAETDLDLGHYERYVSTSLGRQNSFTTGQVYDTVIAQERRGDYLGGTVQVIPHITDEIKRRILNAAKGFDVAICEVGGTVGDIESLPFLEAIRQFRWDWGREHVLYLHLTLVPFISAAGELKTKPTQHSVKELTSMGIQPDVLLCRTDRYLDHKVKAKIAHFCNVDEHAVITAKDVDCIYEVPLVFHQEGLDQCIVDKLNMWTGTPDLSRWEKVVRTFQQPQDQVRIAMIGKYVELIDSYKSLNEALAHGGFANECRVEVDHIDSEQLEAGEFPDALGQADGVLVPMGFGQRGTEGKITAVRYAREGGVPFLGICFGMQMAVIEFSRNVCGLDKANSAEIDPDTPHPVIALMAEQNQVLEKGGTMRLGAYPCTVLDSSLAASVYGKKRISERHRHRYEFNNAYRHQLSQKGLIFSGLSPDRSLVEIVELHDHPWFIGVQFHPEFKSRPFDCHPLFKGFIQAARQRRAGYGAAPPLRAEYAASALPKSKLRLGHVQGKAESV, encoded by the coding sequence ATGACGACTGCTGGCAGAGCAGGACGCAAGACAAAATTCATCTTTGTCACCGGGGGGGTTGTTTCGTCCTTGGGCAAGGGCTTGGCTGCGGCCTCGCTGGGTGGCTTATTGGAGAGCCGAGGCCTGAATGTCACCCTGCTGAAGATGGACCCGTATATCAACGTCGATCCCGGTACCATGAATCCCTTTCAGCACGGGGAGGTGTTTGTAACCGACGACGGGGCCGAGACCGACCTCGATCTGGGACACTACGAACGTTATGTTTCGACCTCGCTGGGTCGCCAAAACAGCTTTACCACCGGTCAGGTGTACGACACGGTCATTGCCCAGGAACGTCGTGGAGACTATCTGGGCGGCACGGTTCAGGTCATTCCCCACATCACGGACGAGATCAAACGGCGTATCCTGAACGCGGCCAAAGGCTTTGACGTTGCCATCTGCGAGGTCGGCGGCACGGTCGGGGACATCGAGAGTCTGCCCTTTCTCGAGGCGATTCGCCAGTTTCGCTGGGACTGGGGACGCGAGCACGTCTTATACCTCCATCTGACCCTGGTGCCTTTTATTTCAGCGGCCGGTGAACTCAAGACCAAACCCACCCAGCACAGCGTCAAAGAGCTGACCAGTATGGGGATTCAGCCCGACGTGTTGCTGTGCCGCACGGATCGCTACCTGGATCACAAGGTCAAGGCCAAGATCGCCCATTTCTGCAATGTTGATGAGCACGCGGTGATTACGGCCAAGGACGTGGATTGCATCTACGAGGTCCCGCTGGTCTTTCATCAAGAGGGGCTCGATCAGTGTATCGTCGATAAGCTGAACATGTGGACCGGCACCCCGGACCTGAGCCGCTGGGAAAAAGTCGTGCGGACGTTTCAGCAGCCGCAAGACCAGGTGCGGATCGCCATGATCGGCAAATACGTCGAGCTGATTGACTCGTACAAGAGCCTCAACGAAGCCCTGGCCCATGGCGGCTTTGCCAATGAGTGTCGGGTCGAGGTGGACCATATCGACTCCGAACAGCTTGAGGCCGGCGAGTTTCCGGACGCGCTCGGCCAGGCCGACGGTGTACTGGTCCCGATGGGCTTTGGCCAGCGTGGCACCGAGGGCAAGATTACGGCCGTCCGCTACGCCCGCGAAGGGGGCGTACCGTTTCTGGGCATCTGCTTCGGCATGCAAATGGCGGTGATCGAGTTCAGCCGCAACGTGTGCGGTCTGGACAAGGCCAACTCGGCCGAGATCGACCCGGACACGCCCCATCCGGTGATCGCCCTCATGGCTGAGCAGAACCAAGTCCTGGAAAAAGGCGGCACCATGCGCCTCGGCGCCTACCCCTGCACCGTGCTGGACAGCAGTCTCGCGGCCAGCGTGTACGGCAAGAAGCGGATCTCAGAACGGCACCGCCACCGCTATGAATTCAACAACGCCTATCGCCACCAGCTCAGCCAGAAAGGACTGATCTTCAGCGGCCTGTCCCCCGACCGGAGCCTGGTCGAAATCGTCGAGCTACACGACCACCCGTGGTTTATCGGCGTCCAGTTCCACCCCGAGTTCAAATCGCGCCCGTTCGACTGTCATCCCCTGTTCAAAGGTTTTATTCAGGCTGCCCGGCAGCGCCGGGCCGGCTATGGCGCAGCTCCCCCGCTGCGGGCTGAATATGCTGCGTCCGCTCTTCCCAAGTCAAAGCTCAGGCTGGGTCACGTCCAGGGCAAGGCCGAGAGCGTATGA
- the lptC gene encoding LPS export ABC transporter periplasmic protein LptC gives MNRNQARFVIGLVIVCVLGGLGMGLWHQRQDEQELPTVASSGGDQRMQNFRRVKMRDGKKIWEIAATQARFFEDSRELLVDSPTMSLYLDSGEVIALRCREGRVTLGEGMQEVVRMKLSGDLEMRIGDFSLKTQTALYDSAQNTVSAPDVVHVTGQDLSVEARGYRIVVDEKRVTLHAEVHTTLTREEG, from the coding sequence ATGAATCGAAATCAGGCACGTTTTGTTATCGGTCTTGTTATCGTGTGCGTCTTGGGTGGGCTGGGCATGGGGCTGTGGCACCAGCGTCAGGACGAGCAGGAGCTGCCGACCGTGGCCTCGTCCGGCGGGGACCAGCGGATGCAGAACTTCCGGCGGGTCAAAATGCGCGACGGAAAGAAAATCTGGGAAATCGCCGCCACCCAGGCGCGTTTTTTCGAAGACAGCAGGGAGCTGCTGGTCGATTCGCCGACCATGTCGCTGTACCTCGACAGCGGTGAGGTGATTGCCCTGCGGTGCCGAGAAGGCCGGGTCACCCTCGGCGAGGGTATGCAGGAGGTCGTGCGGATGAAGCTGAGCGGCGATCTGGAAATGCGGATCGGCGATTTTTCTCTCAAGACCCAAACCGCGCTGTACGACAGCGCTCAGAATACGGTCTCGGCACCGGATGTGGTCCACGTTACCGGCCAGGATCTGAGCGTTGAAGCCCGGGGCTACCGGATAGTGGTGGACGAGAAGCGGGTGACCCTCCACGCCGAAGTCCATACCACGCTGACCAGGGAAGAGGGCTGA
- the lptB gene encoding LPS export ABC transporter ATP-binding protein, with product MSAEPVLRGEGLHKAYARRPVLRNVTVEVKGGEVVGLLGPNGAGKTTTFSIIVGIIRPDQGRVCFNDQDFTSLPMHQRARKGVTYLPQESSIFRKLTVEENLLAILETLDLTKNQRRERLEQLLADLHIGHLAKNRADSLSGGERRRVEISRALVMDPTFMLLDEPFAGIDPLSVVDIQDIIVQLRTRGIGVLVTDHNVRETLSICDRAYILSDGEVFEEGTPAELTTSTRARQVYLGERFRL from the coding sequence GTGAGTGCGGAGCCAGTCTTGCGTGGCGAAGGACTGCATAAGGCCTACGCCAGACGGCCCGTGCTGCGCAATGTCACGGTCGAGGTCAAGGGCGGCGAGGTAGTCGGCCTGTTGGGGCCGAACGGGGCGGGAAAAACCACCACGTTTTCCATCATTGTCGGCATCATCCGTCCCGACCAGGGTCGCGTCTGCTTCAACGACCAGGACTTTACCTCTCTGCCCATGCACCAGCGTGCGCGCAAAGGCGTGACGTATCTGCCCCAGGAGTCGTCGATCTTCCGCAAGCTGACGGTTGAGGAGAATCTGCTGGCTATCCTCGAGACCCTGGACCTGACAAAGAACCAGCGCCGGGAACGCCTTGAACAGCTGCTGGCCGACCTGCATATCGGCCATTTGGCCAAAAATCGGGCCGATTCGCTGTCCGGCGGGGAGCGACGCCGGGTCGAAATCTCACGCGCCCTGGTCATGGATCCGACCTTTATGCTGCTCGACGAACCTTTTGCCGGGATTGATCCCCTGTCGGTGGTCGATATCCAGGATATTATCGTCCAGCTGCGGACACGCGGCATCGGCGTGCTGGTGACCGACCATAATGTCCGCGAGACGCTGAGTATCTGTGACCGCGCCTATATCCTGAGTGACGGCGAGGTGTTTGAAGAAGGCACGCCCGCAGAACTGACCACCAGCACGCGCGCCCGACAGGTGTATCTGGGCGAGCGCTTCCGCTTATGA
- the kdsA gene encoding 3-deoxy-8-phosphooctulonate synthase, translating into MIRECQPDAVPIGRLLCGQARPFVLMAGPCVIESRDSALHHAQALKTVTDRLQVPLVYKSSYDKANRTSVESFRGPGQDEGLRILASVKRELEVPILTDVHTPQEVRAAAEVADIVQIPAFLCRQTDLLVAAGQSGRVVNIKKGQFVAPHDIAHAADKVASTGNRHILLTERGASFGYNYLVSDFRALPIMARSGYPVVYDATHSVQLPGGQGTSSGGQREFIAPLARAAVAVGIDGLFMEVHCNPDQARSDSASVFPLDQLEALLRTLQRLDQLVKA; encoded by the coding sequence ATGATCCGCGAGTGTCAGCCCGACGCCGTTCCGATCGGTCGCCTGCTGTGTGGCCAGGCCCGGCCGTTCGTGCTGATGGCCGGCCCATGCGTCATCGAGAGCCGGGACTCTGCCCTGCACCACGCCCAGGCGCTGAAAACCGTGACCGACCGTCTACAGGTCCCGCTGGTGTATAAATCCTCGTACGATAAGGCCAATCGGACCTCGGTGGAGTCCTTCCGGGGGCCGGGCCAGGACGAGGGGCTGCGGATCCTGGCCAGCGTGAAACGCGAGCTGGAGGTGCCGATTCTGACCGATGTGCATACGCCCCAAGAGGTTCGGGCGGCAGCAGAAGTAGCCGATATTGTACAGATTCCGGCCTTTCTGTGCCGTCAGACCGACCTGCTTGTGGCGGCCGGCCAGAGCGGTCGAGTGGTCAATATCAAGAAGGGTCAGTTTGTGGCTCCTCATGATATCGCCCACGCCGCCGACAAGGTCGCCTCAACCGGTAATCGGCACATTCTGCTGACCGAACGGGGGGCCAGTTTTGGCTATAATTATCTCGTCTCGGACTTTCGCGCGCTGCCGATCATGGCCCGCAGCGGCTACCCCGTGGTGTATGACGCCACCCACAGCGTGCAGCTGCCCGGAGGACAGGGGACGAGTTCGGGCGGTCAGCGAGAATTCATCGCCCCGCTGGCCCGGGCGGCCGTTGCGGTCGGTATTGACGGTCTGTTCATGGAGGTTCACTGCAACCCGGACCAGGCTCGCAGCGATAGCGCGAGCGTGTTTCCTCTGGACCAGCTCGAAGCCCTGCTGCGGACCTTGCAGCGTCTCGACCAACTGGTGAAAGCCTAG
- the rpoN gene encoding RNA polymerase factor sigma-54, which translates to MALEVRLQQKLQQKLVITPQLQQAIKILQLPRDELDILIHDELDQNPVLGVEAVEAASEQEAALLDGPPTAAQESVQEKSAQEEIDWHTYLESYNNDLPSLPPSGGEEVDEERPSLVENHPNRPESLEQHLSDQLRFSKLSPEEQHIASLIIGELDIDGYLSTPLVDIAAQSATDLATPVEVGQVERVLELIQTCDPPGVGSRDLRECLLHQLRLQQTEAGDDPVCELALRVVESHLGLLEERDSERLAKTLQVSGEQLECAIRLIASLEPRPGRNFGEGDVSYITPDVYVHKVGDEYVVTLNEDGLPRLKVNASYRRFLHSPDGAAKEYVRGKLRAAAWLIKSIHQRQRTLLLVAQSIVKFQQDFLTYGVSRMRPLVLRDVADEVGIHESTVSRAIANKYIATPRGIEALKNFFTTGLRGNNGQDIAASSVKERIRQLIQAEESGRPLSDEAIARQLAAEHITIARRTVAKYRETLHILPSSKRRKLR; encoded by the coding sequence ATGGCCTTAGAAGTCCGACTCCAACAAAAACTCCAGCAAAAGCTGGTCATTACGCCCCAGCTACAGCAGGCCATCAAGATTTTGCAGCTGCCCCGGGACGAGTTGGATATCCTGATTCATGACGAACTCGACCAAAACCCGGTACTCGGGGTCGAGGCTGTTGAGGCGGCCAGCGAGCAGGAGGCGGCGCTGCTCGACGGTCCGCCGACCGCCGCCCAGGAGTCGGTCCAAGAGAAAAGTGCCCAAGAGGAGATCGACTGGCATACTTATCTGGAAAGCTATAACAACGATTTGCCGTCCCTGCCGCCGTCCGGCGGCGAGGAGGTGGACGAAGAGCGGCCGAGTCTGGTTGAAAATCATCCCAACCGTCCCGAATCCCTGGAACAGCACCTGTCCGACCAGCTCCGTTTCTCCAAGCTGAGCCCTGAGGAACAGCACATTGCCTCGCTGATTATTGGTGAGCTTGATATTGACGGCTATTTATCGACCCCGCTGGTCGATATTGCCGCCCAGAGCGCTACAGACCTGGCCACACCGGTCGAGGTCGGGCAGGTCGAACGGGTTTTGGAGCTGATTCAGACCTGTGACCCGCCCGGGGTCGGGTCTCGTGACCTGCGTGAGTGCCTGCTGCACCAGCTGCGTTTGCAGCAGACCGAGGCCGGAGACGATCCGGTGTGCGAGCTGGCCCTGCGCGTCGTCGAGAGCCACCTCGGTCTGCTCGAAGAGCGGGACAGCGAGCGTCTGGCCAAAACCTTGCAGGTGAGCGGCGAACAGCTGGAGTGCGCCATCCGTCTGATTGCCAGCCTGGAGCCCAGGCCGGGCCGCAATTTCGGCGAGGGCGACGTCAGCTATATCACGCCGGACGTGTACGTGCACAAGGTCGGCGATGAGTATGTCGTCACGCTCAACGAAGACGGCCTGCCGCGCCTCAAGGTCAACGCCTCCTACCGCCGCTTTCTGCACAGCCCGGACGGCGCGGCCAAAGAGTATGTGCGGGGGAAATTGCGCGCTGCCGCCTGGCTGATCAAGAGCATCCACCAGCGTCAGCGGACCCTGCTGCTGGTTGCCCAGAGCATCGTCAAGTTCCAACAGGATTTCCTGACCTACGGGGTATCCCGGATGCGCCCCCTGGTGTTGCGCGACGTGGCGGACGAAGTCGGTATCCACGAGTCAACCGTCAGCCGCGCGATTGCCAATAAGTATATTGCCACCCCGCGCGGCATTGAGGCGCTCAAGAATTTCTTCACCACCGGCCTCAGGGGTAACAACGGTCAGGACATTGCGGCGAGTAGCGTCAAGGAGCGTATCCGGCAGCTGATCCAGGCCGAGGAGAGCGGCCGGCCGCTGAGCGACGAGGCCATTGCCCGTCAGCTGGCGGCCGAGCATATCACCATCGCACGCCGCACGGTGGCCAAATATCGCGAGACGCTCCATATTCTGCCGTCATCAAAACGCAGGAAACTGCGCTAG